One genomic region from Spirulina subsalsa PCC 9445 encodes:
- a CDS encoding NF038130 family PEP-CTERM protein — MKGTIKSLLLSASMAVGMSAIATSSALAASLTNVQIFGTDYLVYGADDAITALTDGDRYSHIELNAGDENLSTNTTGFTGLLGSNVIRVEGITDQDWSNGLGAQWLADFTAAYPTIAGASFMGVNIGSLITNTAATVVGRAGDPNISYMAKDTTTGVIEMDLIGHYNIWDAPWVQLAINEQVQILSAQTGMPVWMVAMGVNSFMADLRQAVPLLQISEIAKVTIDGQVSYAYGFSAVQTGVLAADAGMGDSSSHTGRYTIALQGTPEEERADVPEPSLMIGLALVGGAFVASKRKS, encoded by the coding sequence ATGAAAGGGACGATTAAATCTTTATTACTCAGTGCTTCGATGGCCGTTGGGATGAGCGCGATCGCAACGAGCTCCGCTCTGGCTGCATCATTAACCAACGTGCAAATCTTCGGGACAGATTATCTGGTCTATGGTGCCGATGATGCTATTACTGCCTTAACAGATGGCGATCGCTACAGCCATATTGAGTTAAACGCTGGTGATGAGAACCTCAGCACCAACACCACGGGCTTTACTGGACTATTAGGATCTAACGTCATCAGAGTAGAAGGCATTACTGACCAAGATTGGAGCAATGGTTTAGGCGCCCAGTGGTTAGCTGATTTTACAGCCGCTTATCCTACAATCGCTGGCGCGAGCTTTATGGGCGTTAATATCGGCTCTCTGATTACCAACACTGCCGCTACAGTGGTCGGACGCGCTGGCGACCCCAATATTTCCTATATGGCAAAAGATACAACAACGGGTGTGATCGAAATGGACTTAATCGGTCACTACAACATTTGGGATGCGCCTTGGGTACAACTGGCCATTAATGAGCAAGTTCAAATCCTCTCCGCCCAAACTGGAATGCCCGTCTGGATGGTGGCTATGGGCGTTAATAGTTTCATGGCTGACCTCAGACAAGCGGTTCCCCTGCTGCAAATCAGCGAAATTGCTAAAGTCACCATTGATGGTCAAGTGTCCTATGCTTATGGCTTCTCTGCCGTTCAAACTGGGGTTTTAGCCGCCGATGCAGGCATGGGTGATTCTTCCTCTCACACTGGGCGTTACACCATCGCCCTCCAAGGAACTCCTGAAGAAGAGCGGGCTGATGTTCCTGAACCTTCTCTCATGATTGGTTTAGCATTGGTTGGGGGTGCGTTTGTTGCTTCTAAACGCAAATCCTAG